A single region of the Nocardioides aquaticus genome encodes:
- a CDS encoding ABC transporter permease has translation MSVVTDPAATPAPAPAPASTRGRRLRPAYWWLLGIVGFIALLSLLERVTGADDLTSAGTVGATLIATMPIMLAALGGLWAERAGVVNIGLEGMMILGTFGAGFFAFTYGPWIGVAGSVALGMVGGLVHALATVVFGVDHIISGVAINIIALGAVQYLAALTFTGVEGGGPTQSPKIGNVPTISFPALGDRLGEVEDNNWFFVSEIAAIARALVTNLSVLVLISLALVVLSYVVLWRTAFGLRLRSCGESPAAAESLGVAVMRYKFTAVLISGGLAGLAGGFLAMVASSNYREGQTGGRGYIGLAAMIFGNWRPGGLLAGSGLFGYTETLGLRQGGTSVRALLLLVSLLAIAFAIWQVRRTNFTTATVVFVIGAAIGAIYLSIDQVPGDFTRMTPYVITLLVLAFASQRLRMPAADGQVYRKGSAG, from the coding sequence ATGAGCGTCGTGACCGACCCCGCCGCCACGCCCGCACCGGCGCCCGCCCCGGCGTCGACCCGCGGCCGCCGGCTGCGCCCGGCGTACTGGTGGCTCCTGGGCATCGTGGGCTTCATCGCCCTGCTCTCGCTCCTGGAGCGGGTCACCGGCGCCGACGACCTGACCTCGGCCGGCACCGTCGGGGCCACCCTGATCGCGACCATGCCGATCATGCTGGCCGCGCTGGGCGGGCTGTGGGCCGAGCGCGCGGGCGTGGTCAACATCGGGCTCGAGGGGATGATGATCCTCGGCACCTTCGGGGCCGGGTTCTTCGCGTTCACCTACGGGCCCTGGATCGGCGTGGCCGGGTCGGTGGCCCTCGGCATGGTCGGCGGCCTCGTGCACGCGCTGGCCACCGTCGTGTTCGGCGTCGACCACATCATCTCCGGCGTCGCGATCAACATCATCGCGCTCGGCGCGGTGCAGTACCTCGCCGCGCTGACCTTCACCGGCGTCGAGGGCGGTGGTCCGACGCAGTCGCCCAAGATCGGCAACGTCCCGACGATCTCCTTCCCGGCGCTGGGCGACCGGCTGGGGGAGGTCGAGGACAACAACTGGTTCTTCGTCTCCGAGATCGCCGCGATCGCCCGCGCCCTGGTCACGAACCTGTCCGTGCTGGTGCTCATCTCGCTGGCCCTGGTCGTCCTGTCCTACGTCGTGCTGTGGCGCACCGCCTTCGGGCTGCGCCTGCGCTCGTGCGGCGAGAGCCCGGCCGCCGCGGAGTCCCTGGGCGTGGCGGTGATGCGCTACAAGTTCACCGCGGTGCTGATCTCCGGCGGGCTGGCCGGCCTCGCCGGCGGGTTCCTGGCCATGGTCGCCTCGAGCAACTACCGCGAGGGCCAGACCGGCGGACGCGGCTACATCGGCCTGGCCGCGATGATCTTCGGCAACTGGCGTCCCGGCGGCCTGCTCGCCGGCTCCGGGTTGTTCGGCTACACCGAGACCCTCGGGCTGCGCCAGGGCGGCACCTCGGTGCGTGCGCTGCTGCTGCTCGTCTCGCTGCTGGCGATCGCGTTCGCGATCTGGCAGGTGCGCCGCACCAACTTCACCACCGCGACGGTCGTCTTCGTGATCGGGGCCGCGATCGGCGCGATCTACCTCTCCATCGACCAGGTGCCGGGCGACTTCACCCGGATGACGCCGTACGTCATCACGCTGCTGGTGCTCGCCTTCGCCAGCCAACGGTTGCGGATGCCCGCGGCCGACGGACAGGTCTACCGCAAGGGCAGCGCCGGATGA
- a CDS encoding cytidine deaminase yields MSGPGEALDFDWEALRAEAREAMTHAYAPYSGYRVGAAALVADGRVVSGCNVENAAYGVALCAECGLVSDLHRGGGGRLTHFVCVDGEGEVIMPCGRCRQLLSENGGPGLLLQTVSGVKRMDEVLPDAFGPDDLG; encoded by the coding sequence ATGAGCGGGCCCGGCGAGGCCCTCGACTTCGACTGGGAGGCCCTGCGCGCCGAGGCCCGCGAGGCCATGACGCACGCCTACGCGCCGTACTCCGGCTACCGGGTCGGTGCGGCGGCACTGGTCGCCGACGGCCGCGTGGTGTCGGGCTGCAACGTCGAGAACGCGGCGTACGGCGTGGCGCTGTGCGCCGAGTGCGGGCTGGTCAGCGACCTGCACCGGGGCGGCGGCGGGCGGCTGACCCACTTCGTGTGCGTCGACGGCGAGGGCGAGGTGATCATGCCCTGCGGGCGCTGCCGCCAGCTGCTCTCGGAGAACGGCGGGCCGGGCCTGCTGCTGCAGACGGTCTCGGGGGTCAAGCGGATGGACGAGGTGCTGCCGGATGCGTTCGGTCCCGACGACCTCGGCTGA
- a CDS encoding cytochrome P450: MRSVPTTSADLTDPGFLADPYPVLAALRAQGPVLQHEPTGRWLVLDHAGVGRALRDRRLGRVWRDREPADALAPFNLLHRHQMMENEPPDHTRLRRPVAAAFNRGHVERLRPRVRELAAGLLDEVAGAAATDAGFDVVGEYAEPLPVLVIAELLGVPASHAPDLRAWSQAIVRMYETSPSPEVVSAAVAAAADFAALVRDLADLRRRHPADDLVSDLAATELSADEVVASAVLLLNAGHEASVNVFGNGLVGLLRAGRWPVAAEAAPTAVEEMLRHDAALQLFERTATTEVELAGGQVVPQGGTVALLLGSANRDPAVFADADVMDPTRDPNPHVSFGAGVHFCLGAPLARMELAESVALLATRLPGLALAGEPVRRPTFVLRGYEQVRVHDGGGSDDRFPA, translated from the coding sequence ATGCGTTCGGTCCCGACGACCTCGGCTGACCTCACCGACCCGGGCTTCCTCGCCGACCCGTACCCCGTCCTCGCCGCGCTGCGCGCGCAGGGCCCGGTGCTCCAGCACGAGCCGACCGGGCGCTGGCTGGTCCTCGACCACGCCGGCGTCGGCCGGGCGCTGAGGGACCGGCGGCTCGGGCGGGTCTGGCGCGACCGGGAGCCGGCCGACGCGCTGGCGCCGTTCAACCTGCTGCACCGGCACCAGATGATGGAGAACGAGCCGCCCGACCACACCCGGCTGCGGCGCCCGGTTGCGGCCGCCTTCAACCGCGGGCACGTCGAGCGGCTGCGCCCCCGGGTGCGGGAGCTCGCCGCGGGGCTGCTCGACGAGGTGGCCGGCGCGGCCGCGACGGACGCCGGGTTCGACGTCGTGGGGGAGTACGCCGAGCCGCTCCCGGTCCTGGTCATCGCCGAGCTCCTCGGCGTGCCGGCCTCCCACGCCCCCGACCTGCGCGCCTGGTCGCAGGCCATCGTGCGGATGTACGAGACCTCCCCGTCGCCGGAGGTCGTCAGCGCCGCGGTGGCGGCGGCCGCCGACTTCGCAGCCCTGGTCCGCGACCTGGCCGACCTGAGACGACGACACCCGGCCGACGACCTGGTCAGCGACCTGGCCGCCACCGAGCTCTCGGCCGACGAGGTCGTCGCCTCCGCGGTGCTGCTGCTCAACGCCGGCCACGAGGCGTCGGTGAACGTCTTCGGCAACGGCCTGGTCGGCCTGCTGCGGGCCGGGCGCTGGCCGGTCGCGGCGGAGGCGGCCCCGACCGCGGTCGAGGAGATGCTGCGCCACGACGCCGCCCTGCAGCTCTTCGAGCGCACCGCCACCACCGAGGTCGAGCTGGCCGGCGGCCAGGTCGTCCCGCAGGGCGGCACGGTCGCGCTCCTGCTCGGCTCGGCCAACCGGGACCCGGCGGTCTTCGCCGACGCCGACGTCATGGACCCCACCCGCGACCCCAACCCGCACGTGTCCTTCGGCGCCGGGGTCCACTTCTGCCTGGGTGCCCCGCTGGCGCGGATGGAGCTGGCCGAGTCGGTGGCCCTGCTGGCCACCCGGCTGCCCGGCCTGGCGCTGGCGGGGGAGCCCGTACGCCGTCCCACGTTCGTGCTCCGCGGCTACGAGCAGGTGCGGGTGCACGACGGCGGCGGGTCCGACGATAGGTTCCCGGCGTGA
- a CDS encoding thymidine phosphorylase, with the protein MSHEQHDAVEVITAKRDGGRLSDSQVDWVVDAYTRGAVADEQMSALAMAILLNGMEREEIARWTAAMIASGERMDFSSLSRPTADKHSTGGVGDKITLPLAPLVAACGVAVPQLSGRGLGHTGGTLDKLESIPGWRAGLSTEAMLRQLEDVGAVICAAGDGLAPADKKLYALRDVTGTVEAIPLIASSIMSKKIAEGTGSLVLDVKVGTGAFMKTPARARELAETMVALGTDAGVTTVALLTEMSTPLGLTAGNAIEVEESVEVLAGGGPADVVELTVALAREMLAAAGRTDVDPADRLADGSAMDCWRAMIGAQGGDPDAALPVARESHVVTAPADGVLTRLDAMAVGTAAWRLGAGRARKEDPVQAGAGVRWHARPGDAVRAGQPLMTLLTDEPARFDRALAALEGGYDVAPAGTAYEPGPLVIDRVG; encoded by the coding sequence GTGAGTCACGAGCAGCACGACGCCGTCGAGGTCATCACCGCCAAGCGGGACGGGGGGCGTCTCTCCGACAGCCAGGTCGACTGGGTGGTCGACGCCTACACCCGGGGCGCCGTCGCCGACGAGCAGATGTCCGCCCTGGCGATGGCGATCCTGCTCAACGGCATGGAGCGCGAGGAGATCGCGCGCTGGACCGCGGCGATGATCGCCTCGGGCGAGCGGATGGACTTCTCCTCGCTGTCGCGCCCGACCGCCGACAAGCACTCCACCGGTGGCGTCGGCGACAAGATCACGCTCCCGCTGGCGCCGCTGGTCGCCGCCTGCGGCGTCGCCGTGCCGCAGCTGTCCGGCCGCGGGCTGGGCCACACCGGCGGCACGCTCGACAAGCTCGAGTCGATCCCCGGCTGGCGCGCCGGGTTGTCCACCGAGGCGATGCTGCGCCAGCTCGAGGACGTCGGCGCCGTGATCTGCGCGGCCGGCGACGGCCTCGCCCCCGCCGACAAGAAGCTGTACGCGCTGCGCGACGTCACCGGCACCGTCGAGGCGATCCCGCTGATCGCCTCCTCCATCATGAGCAAGAAGATCGCCGAGGGCACCGGCTCGCTGGTGCTCGACGTCAAGGTCGGCACCGGCGCCTTCATGAAGACCCCCGCGCGGGCCCGCGAGCTCGCGGAGACCATGGTCGCCCTCGGGACCGACGCCGGCGTGACCACCGTGGCGCTGCTGACCGAGATGAGCACCCCGCTCGGGCTGACCGCCGGCAACGCGATCGAGGTGGAGGAGTCCGTCGAGGTCCTCGCCGGCGGCGGCCCCGCCGACGTCGTCGAGTTGACCGTCGCCCTGGCCCGGGAGATGCTCGCCGCTGCCGGGCGTACCGACGTCGACCCCGCGGACAGGCTGGCGGACGGCTCGGCCATGGACTGCTGGCGGGCGATGATCGGTGCCCAGGGCGGCGACCCCGACGCAGCGCTGCCGGTCGCGCGGGAGTCGCACGTGGTGACCGCCCCGGCCGACGGCGTCCTGACCCGCCTGGACGCGATGGCCGTCGGGACCGCCGCCTGGCGCCTGGGCGCCGGCCGCGCCCGCAAGGAGGACCCGGTGCAGGCCGGTGCCGGCGTCCGGTGGCACGCCCGCCCGGGCGACGCCGTGCGCGCCGGACAGCCGCTGATGACGCTGCTGACCGACGAGCCGGCCCGCTTCGACCGGGCGCTCGCCGCGCTCGAGGGCGGGTACGACGTGGCGCCGGCCGGGACGGCGTACGAGCCCGGCCCGCTGGTCATCGACCGGGTCGGCTGA
- a CDS encoding EthD family reductase, producing the protein MTYQLVVIYHHPTDADAFDRHYAETHAPLASTLPGLRSYTTVSPDPGADGTRAEHLIATLTFDDAQAFQAAMGSEAGQAAVGDLANFASGGATIVSGGVTTIV; encoded by the coding sequence ATGACCTACCAGCTCGTCGTCATCTACCACCACCCCACCGACGCGGACGCCTTCGACCGCCACTACGCCGAGACCCACGCCCCGCTCGCGAGCACGCTGCCGGGCCTGCGGTCCTACACGACCGTCTCGCCCGACCCGGGCGCCGACGGCACCCGCGCCGAGCACCTGATCGCGACGCTCACCTTCGACGACGCCCAGGCCTTCCAGGCCGCGATGGGCAGCGAGGCCGGGCAGGCCGCCGTGGGCGACCTGGCGAACTTCGCCAGCGGCGGCGCCACGATCGTCAGCGGTGGGGTCACCACGATCGTCTGA
- a CDS encoding quinone oxidoreductase family protein, protein MQWIATRPGDLDVLSFEEVEVPAPGPGEVTIEVRAAGVNPADHKHVARGGEFPRGVGYEVAGVLTALGLDTEIATGGGAVGDEVVAFRVQGGWATSLTVAAADVLAKPAGLGWAEAANLLLAGATAAEMLHVTGCAAGETVLAHGASGAVGVSLLQQAAALGVRVVGTASEARAGEVERFGGVPVAYGPGLADRVRALAPDGVVAALDCVGTDEAVETSLELVADRDRIVTIAAQHRAEADGIRVIGGTMPASKTFRDAVRADLLAQAGDGRLVVPVARTYPLADALDAARLLQAGHPGGKLALLP, encoded by the coding sequence ATGCAGTGGATCGCGACCCGTCCCGGCGACCTCGACGTGCTGTCGTTCGAGGAGGTCGAGGTGCCGGCGCCCGGTCCCGGCGAGGTGACGATCGAGGTGCGAGCGGCCGGGGTGAACCCGGCCGACCACAAGCACGTGGCGCGCGGGGGCGAGTTCCCGCGCGGGGTCGGGTACGAGGTCGCCGGCGTGCTGACCGCGCTCGGCCTGGACACCGAGATCGCCACCGGCGGCGGCGCCGTCGGCGACGAGGTCGTGGCGTTCCGGGTGCAGGGCGGCTGGGCCACCTCGCTCACCGTGGCGGCCGCCGACGTGCTGGCCAAGCCGGCCGGCCTGGGCTGGGCCGAGGCCGCCAACCTGCTCCTGGCCGGCGCGACGGCGGCCGAGATGCTCCACGTCACCGGCTGCGCGGCGGGGGAGACCGTCCTCGCGCACGGCGCCTCCGGCGCGGTCGGGGTCAGCCTGCTTCAGCAGGCCGCGGCGCTGGGGGTCCGGGTGGTCGGCACCGCCTCCGAGGCCCGCGCCGGCGAGGTGGAGCGCTTCGGCGGCGTGCCGGTGGCGTATGGCCCCGGGCTGGCCGACCGCGTGCGCGCCCTGGCCCCCGACGGCGTCGTGGCGGCGCTGGACTGCGTGGGCACCGACGAGGCCGTCGAGACCTCCCTGGAGCTCGTCGCCGACCGGGACCGGATCGTCACCATCGCCGCCCAGCACCGCGCCGAGGCCGACGGGATCCGCGTCATCGGCGGCACGATGCCGGCCAGCAAGACCTTCCGCGACGCCGTCCGCGCCGACCTGCTCGCGCAGGCCGGCGACGGGCGCCTCGTGGTGCCGGTCGCCCGCACGTACCCCTTGGCGGACGCGCTGGACGCCGCCCGACTCCTGCAGGCCGGCCACCCCGGCGGGAAGCTCGCGCTGCTGCCCTGA
- a CDS encoding MaoC family dehydratase, with protein MRTFTSFDEVTAAAGEELGSSDWITIEQDRVDQFADATGDHQWIHVDAERAADGPFGGTIAHGYLTLSLVPWLGSQVFSFDTPGAKLNYGVNKVRFPNPLRVGKRIRIHSTLGEVTDLPAGKQCTVRNTIEIEGEDKPACVAESVVLLLEG; from the coding sequence ATGCGCACGTTCACGTCGTTCGACGAGGTCACCGCCGCTGCCGGCGAGGAGCTGGGCTCCAGCGACTGGATCACGATCGAGCAGGACCGGGTCGACCAGTTCGCCGACGCCACCGGGGACCACCAGTGGATCCACGTCGACGCCGAGCGCGCCGCCGACGGCCCGTTCGGCGGCACCATCGCCCACGGCTACCTGACCCTGTCGCTGGTGCCGTGGCTGGGCAGCCAGGTCTTCAGCTTCGACACCCCGGGCGCCAAGCTCAACTACGGCGTCAACAAGGTCCGCTTCCCGAACCCGCTGCGGGTCGGCAAGCGGATCCGGATCCACTCCACGCTCGGCGAGGTCACCGACCTCCCCGCCGGCAAGCAGTGCACCGTCCGCAACACGATCGAGATCGAGGGCGAGGACAAGCCGGCCTGCGTCGCCGAGTCCGTGGTGCTGCTGCTCGAGGGCTGA
- a CDS encoding adenosine deaminase yields the protein MTALSAEPIEAAPDVPTPDQVRRAPKVLLHDHLDGGLRPATVAELAAEIGHELPVPGAVADPDALGRWFRESADSGSLERYLETFVHTVAVMQTPEALARVARECVEDLATDGVVYAEVRYAPEQHVEQGLSLDDVVAAVQQGFDEGVGAVAAAGGRIVVRQLLTAMRHQARSMEIAELAVAWRDRGVAGFDIAGAEAGFPPTRHLDAFEYLQRESSHFTIHAGEAFGLPSIWEAIQWCGADRLGHGVRIVDDVEVGEDGSVRLGRLAAYVRDTRIPLELCPASNVQTGAAASIAEHPIGLLRDLRFRVTVNTDNRLMSDTSMSAEMLALVEAFGWGLTDLRWVTINAMKSAFLPFDERLEIIDEVIKPGYAALGC from the coding sequence GTGACCGCCCTCTCCGCCGAACCTATCGAAGCCGCGCCCGACGTCCCCACCCCGGACCAGGTGCGCCGAGCGCCCAAGGTCCTCCTGCACGACCACCTCGACGGTGGGCTGCGCCCCGCCACGGTCGCCGAGCTGGCCGCGGAGATCGGGCACGAGCTGCCCGTGCCGGGGGCGGTGGCCGACCCGGACGCGCTCGGGCGGTGGTTCCGGGAGTCAGCCGACTCCGGCTCGCTGGAGCGCTACCTGGAGACGTTCGTGCACACCGTCGCGGTGATGCAGACGCCGGAGGCGCTGGCCCGGGTGGCGCGCGAGTGCGTCGAGGACCTGGCCACCGACGGCGTCGTCTACGCCGAGGTCCGCTACGCCCCCGAGCAGCACGTCGAGCAGGGCCTGTCCCTGGACGACGTCGTCGCCGCGGTGCAGCAGGGCTTCGACGAGGGCGTCGGGGCGGTGGCGGCCGCGGGCGGTCGGATCGTCGTACGCCAGCTGCTCACCGCGATGCGCCACCAGGCGCGCTCGATGGAGATCGCCGAGCTCGCCGTGGCCTGGCGCGACCGCGGGGTCGCCGGCTTCGACATCGCCGGCGCCGAGGCCGGGTTCCCCCCGACCCGCCACCTGGACGCCTTCGAGTACCTCCAGCGCGAGTCGTCGCACTTCACCATCCACGCCGGCGAGGCCTTCGGGCTGCCGTCGATCTGGGAGGCGATCCAGTGGTGCGGCGCCGACCGGCTGGGGCACGGCGTGCGGATCGTGGACGACGTCGAGGTCGGCGAGGACGGGTCGGTCCGCCTGGGGCGGCTCGCGGCGTACGTCCGCGACACCCGCATCCCGCTCGAGCTCTGCCCGGCCTCCAACGTGCAGACCGGCGCGGCGGCCTCGATCGCCGAGCACCCGATCGGGCTGCTGCGCGATCTGCGCTTCCGGGTCACCGTCAACACCGACAACCGGCTGATGAGCGACACCTCGATGAGCGCCGAGATGCTGGCGCTCGTCGAGGCCTTCGGCTGGGGCCTGACCGACCTCCGCTGGGTGACGATCAACGCCATGAAGTCGGCGTTCCTGCCCTTCGACGAGCGGCTGGAGATCATCGACGAGGTGATCAAGCCCGGGTACGCCGCGCTCGGCTGCTGA
- a CDS encoding ATP-binding protein: MPSSPGGPAPARHARVIVLAGPSGAGKSRLAERSGLPVLRLDDFYRSAGDPALPLITDGPNAGLVDWDHPDSWLPDDALAAMELLCATGRAEAPVYDIGRSARTGSHVLDLAGSPLFVAEGIFAADVVAACRERGLLAAAYCVTQRPTVTFARRLQRDLRERRKPPLVLLRRGLALRRDQRRVVDHAVAAGCEPLTGDQGLRRIRAMS, from the coding sequence GTGCCCTCCTCCCCCGGCGGGCCGGCACCCGCCCGCCACGCCCGCGTGATCGTGCTGGCCGGCCCGTCCGGGGCCGGCAAGTCGCGCCTGGCCGAGCGCAGCGGTCTGCCCGTCCTGCGCCTCGACGACTTCTACCGCTCCGCGGGCGACCCCGCGCTGCCGCTGATCACCGACGGGCCCAACGCCGGGCTCGTCGACTGGGACCATCCCGACTCCTGGCTGCCCGACGACGCCCTCGCCGCGATGGAGCTGCTCTGCGCGACCGGGCGTGCGGAGGCGCCGGTCTACGACATCGGCCGGAGCGCGCGGACCGGCAGCCACGTGCTCGACCTCGCGGGGTCGCCGCTCTTCGTCGCCGAGGGCATCTTCGCCGCCGACGTCGTGGCGGCCTGCCGTGAGCGCGGGCTGCTGGCCGCGGCGTACTGCGTCACCCAGCGCCCGACGGTCACCTTCGCCCGGCGCCTCCAGCGCGACCTGCGGGAACGGCGCAAGCCCCCGCTGGTGCTGCTGCGCCGCGGCCTGGCGCTGCGGCGCGACCAGCGCCGGGTGGTGGACCACGCGGTGGCCGCCGGCTGCGAGCCGCTGACCGGCGACCAGGGCCTGCGCCGCATCCGCGCGATGTCGTGA
- a CDS encoding aldehyde dehydrogenase family protein, whose product MSRDRTRRDADRIDVRKTYKLYVGGAFPRSESARSYEVTDARGGFLANASLASRKDGRDAVVAARKAFGSWSARTPYNRGQVVYRIAEVLESRRDQLEREVREATGVNAAGARAEVDQAVDRLVWYAGWADKLAQVVGNANPVAGPYFNLSSPEPTGVVAVLAPASPLLGLVSVVAPVITTGNTCVVVASQPHPLPAITLAEVMATADLPGGVVNVLTGHQGEIAPWLASHLDVDGLDLTGVDDVDLARDLEVAAADNLKRVRRPGPEDLAADPRLDRMTRFVETKTVWHPVGT is encoded by the coding sequence ATGAGCCGCGACCGCACCCGCCGCGACGCCGACCGGATCGACGTGCGCAAGACCTACAAGCTCTACGTCGGGGGCGCGTTCCCCCGCTCGGAGTCCGCGCGGTCCTACGAGGTGACCGACGCCCGGGGCGGGTTCCTGGCCAACGCCTCGCTGGCCTCGCGCAAGGACGGCCGCGACGCCGTCGTCGCCGCCCGCAAGGCCTTCGGCTCCTGGTCGGCGCGCACGCCGTACAACCGCGGGCAGGTCGTCTACCGGATCGCCGAGGTGCTCGAGAGCCGGCGCGACCAGCTCGAGCGCGAGGTCCGCGAGGCCACCGGCGTCAACGCGGCCGGCGCGCGGGCCGAGGTCGACCAGGCCGTCGACCGCCTGGTCTGGTACGCCGGGTGGGCCGACAAGCTCGCCCAGGTCGTGGGCAACGCCAACCCCGTCGCCGGCCCGTACTTCAACCTCTCCAGCCCCGAGCCGACCGGCGTGGTGGCCGTGCTGGCGCCGGCCTCGCCGCTGCTCGGCCTGGTCAGCGTCGTCGCGCCCGTGATCACCACCGGCAACACCTGCGTGGTCGTCGCCAGCCAGCCGCACCCGCTGCCCGCGATCACCCTGGCCGAGGTGATGGCCACCGCCGACCTGCCCGGCGGCGTGGTCAACGTGCTGACCGGCCACCAGGGCGAGATCGCGCCGTGGCTGGCCTCCCACCTCGACGTGGACGGCCTGGACCTGACCGGGGTCGACGACGTCGACCTGGCCCGGGACCTCGAGGTCGCCGCGGCGGACAACCTCAAGCGCGTACGCCGCCCCGGTCCGGAGGACCTGGCCGCCGACCCGCGGCTGGACCGGATGACCCGCTTCGTGGAGACCAAGACGGTCTGGCACCCGGTCGGCACCTGA
- a CDS encoding aldehyde dehydrogenase family protein, with translation MTQDATPAPASPFAYAPAPESTSVVDLRASYGLFVDGAFVDGRGESFTTLNPATEQPLAEVAAADSADVDAAVKAARRAQERVWGRMPGRERAKYLFRIARIIQERSRELAVLESLDNGKPIKESRDVDVPMVAAWFFYYAGWADKLEHAGYGTTPVGVAGQVIPWNFPLMMLAWKVAPALACGNTVVLKPAETTPLTALLFAEICQQADLPAGVVNVLTGAGETGRLVVAHDDVDKVAFTGSTEVGRQIARAVAGTRKRVTLELGGKAANIVFDDAAIDQAVEGTVNGIFFNQGHVCCAGSRLLVQESIAEEVLDRLRARMSTLRVGDPLDKNTDVGAINSREQLDRINELAAVGEEEGAGRWAPDCELPSTGYWFRPTIFTGVTQAHRIAREEVFGPVLSVLTFRTPAEAVEKANNTPYGLSAGVWTEKGSRILWMAERLRAGVVWANTFNKFDPTSPFGGYQESGYGREGGRHGLAAYLQEENR, from the coding sequence GTGACCCAAGACGCCACCCCCGCACCCGCCAGCCCCTTCGCCTACGCCCCCGCGCCCGAGTCGACCAGCGTGGTCGACCTGCGCGCCTCGTACGGCCTGTTCGTCGACGGCGCCTTCGTCGACGGGCGCGGCGAGTCGTTCACGACCCTGAACCCCGCCACCGAGCAGCCCCTGGCCGAGGTCGCCGCCGCGGACTCCGCCGACGTCGACGCCGCCGTGAAGGCCGCCCGCCGCGCCCAGGAGCGGGTCTGGGGCCGGATGCCCGGCCGCGAGCGCGCCAAGTACCTCTTCCGGATCGCGCGGATCATCCAGGAGCGCAGCCGCGAGCTCGCGGTGCTGGAGAGCCTCGACAACGGCAAGCCGATCAAGGAGTCGCGCGACGTCGACGTGCCGATGGTCGCCGCCTGGTTCTTCTACTACGCCGGCTGGGCCGACAAGCTCGAGCACGCCGGCTACGGCACCACGCCGGTCGGCGTCGCCGGCCAGGTGATCCCGTGGAACTTCCCGCTGATGATGCTGGCCTGGAAGGTCGCCCCGGCCCTGGCCTGCGGCAACACGGTGGTGCTGAAGCCGGCCGAGACCACGCCGCTGACCGCGCTGCTCTTCGCCGAGATCTGCCAGCAGGCCGACCTGCCCGCGGGCGTCGTGAACGTGCTGACCGGCGCCGGGGAGACCGGCCGGCTCGTGGTCGCCCACGACGACGTCGACAAGGTCGCCTTCACCGGCTCCACCGAGGTCGGTCGCCAGATCGCCCGCGCCGTGGCCGGGACCCGCAAGCGGGTCACCCTGGAGCTCGGCGGCAAGGCCGCCAACATCGTCTTCGACGACGCCGCGATCGACCAGGCCGTCGAGGGCACCGTCAACGGGATCTTCTTCAACCAGGGCCACGTCTGCTGCGCCGGCAGCCGCCTGCTGGTCCAGGAGTCGATCGCCGAGGAGGTCCTCGACCGGCTCCGGGCGCGGATGTCGACGCTGCGCGTCGGCGACCCGCTGGACAAGAACACCGACGTGGGCGCGATCAACTCCCGCGAGCAGCTCGACCGGATCAACGAGCTCGCCGCCGTCGGCGAGGAGGAGGGCGCGGGCCGCTGGGCGCCCGACTGCGAGCTGCCGTCCACCGGCTACTGGTTCCGTCCGACGATCTTCACCGGCGTCACCCAGGCCCACCGGATCGCCCGCGAGGAGGTCTTCGGCCCGGTGCTGTCGGTGCTGACCTTCCGCACGCCCGCGGAGGCCGTCGAGAAGGCCAACAACACGCCGTACGGACTCTCGGCCGGGGTGTGGACCGAGAAGGGCTCGCGCATCCTGTGGATGGCCGAGCGGCTGCGGGCCGGCGTGGTCTGGGCCAACACGTTCAACAAGTTCGACCCGACCTCGCCGTTCGGCGGGTACCAGGAGTCCGGCTACGGCCGCGAGGGCGGGCGCCACGGGCTGGCGGCCTACCTGCAGGAGGAGAACCGATGA